GTCTACAAAAAGCCTGAACATGTGAATATAAACTTTAATGGGTTCTACCCACATACATGATTCACAGACATCTGAATAGCGCCTGAGGGTTAATGCTGCTGAGATTGTGCTGAGACTTCCTGCTGGGAGAGGGGGACAAAGAGCTGATCAGAAAGTTGAGGATTGTATTTCCATGGGCaaattacattatttttttttaggggaaaaaatgctCTTTGGACTGGAAGCCCTGCAGTGGAAAGTTTATTTTTATTGTTCTTGTTCATTATTCCTCTGCTCCTGGTTCAGGGGAAAACCAAATCCGCCTACTGATTTCCATGTATGGCTCCTACACAGGTCACAATTCACAAAGTCATAAATGACCAGCCAGGACACATTGCTGTCTCTCTAGACAAATGTCAGCCTTCGGTCAGAAAGGGAGAGGGGGAATCACAACTGGTTTCACCATCAAACAAAGGTTGGTGTAAGGTCCTCTTTAAAGTTTATGACCATGCGCGTGGTGCGGAGCTGATCCGGCAACCCGTACCGCCGGTCTGTGGTTTCCGTGTCCGTGTTGCAGCTGTCGCTGGAGTCGCACGTATGTGGTGAACACATGTCGCAGTACTGTCTGTGGCAGTAGCACAGAGTCTCCTCTGAGCTACTGGAGTCTGACTCTGAGCAGAGGGTCTGGGGTCTGAAGGTTTCTGTGACTATATGGTTCCAGCGATTAGCATGGCTGGAGCCATTTGACTTCTCTGGTGGCTCTGATAATTTGGTTATCCATAGGTCACCATTTTCTTGGCCACACGAGTCCACGGTCTTCATTGGATCTGAAGGATGATGGGAACGTTCAAGGTTTGGTTCATCCAGTCTTCTATCACCCGGGTCATCACTTAGAGGGTTTGACCTATTATGTCTGTTGCTGATACCAATGAGACAGTTGGTTGGAGAAAATATGGGCGTAGAGTACTGCGAGGTGGTGGAGACGTTCCTGCGGCCATATCCATGCCCTCTCCTCCTCCGTGTTATGTATGGGGATAAGCTGATGCAGACATTTCGGAACCCTTCGGGGGGATGTGGTATGGGCTCTCGTTGGACGCTGTGACTGGCACGTCTCTGCCTTTGAGGAGACCCCTGATTACACCCTGACAGGGTCTCCACGCTGAGCTCCTTGAGGATCTCTTGAAGCTTCTCACTGCTGACGTAGTTCACCTTTCTGGATAGTTGCTCCCAGGCCTCGGTCGGGCCGTCCACCGATCTCTCAACGTACTCCCTATGAGACTTCGTGACGCTGTCCACAAAACTGAAGTTTCTGGAGACTGACGCAAGGTCACTGTCTGCTCTTGGTCCTGCGGATAGGACAACGTCATGGAAATCGTCTCTCGCCTCACCAGGGAGCCTTATGTCTTCATCCTTGCAGTTCACATCAGCGTGGATGACCATGCTTTGGGTTACGTCATCGTCTTGGCCGGCGGTCAGGGGTCCCTTGCCTTCCGGATTAGCAGTGGTCTCTGTAGTGGCCTTGTACTGATTGAGGGTCAGCGTGGAGGTGGAGATGGCAGAGACCTGTGTAATCTCCATGCTGGATTCTGACTTCAGGAGCTCCACCAGCTTCTCCTTGGCGTTGGTCACCTGCTCCTGGAGACTTTCTATCACTGCATTCTTCTGTCATGTGAAACAAACAGAGAGAAAGCCATTTACTGACAGGACAGAGGTCAGCGTAAAGTGTTTACTAGGCTTAATACAGAAAAGATAAATatgtttgtaccgtgttagccaatagatagaaaaatatgtagaattgagagtcctcagtggttgataccttttaatggcgaactgagaagatggtaacaaattgcagctttcgagactacacaggtctcttcatcaggcaaagactaatacaaaatctgaagaatcacatatttattatcacataaatatgtgattcttcagattttgtattagtttatatctgatgaagaaacctgactagtctcgaaagctgcgatttgttaccttttaatggccaactgagaagatggtatcaaccactgaggactctcaattctaaatacaaGGCTTAAGATATTTATGGCATAGGCATGACATAGGTCATCCATGTCTAAATAGCGGAGGTGCAGCACCCAGCCCCCTCAGCAAGCAGCAGCGACCTGGGGCATCAGCGACCTGGGGCATCAGCGACCTGGGGCATCAGCGACCTGGGGCAGCAGCGACCTGGGGCACCTCAGCTCTGGACACATTCACTTCAATAGGGGCTGCAGTACCCCAGAACGAGCACTACAGTGAGCAGCGCTGTGCTGTCTGAGAGCGACGGAGGTGACTGACACCACAGATATGATATGGAGGATCAATCCTAGGCATAAACCCCTCTAATTACCAGGCAATGAAACACTTTCTCATATATGTTGTATCTCAATCCATTACTTGTTTTAAACATCTCTGCTGTCTGTCAGTGAATAGGAACATTCCTGTTTATATTCAGAAGCTAAAAACCCTTTCCTGGCCTAGATGTTCTCACAGCTGAACATTTGTTGCAATGCATCCCATCTAGGAAATCCTCCGCACAGCTGTAGCACAGATCTCTCCTGTCCTGATATTCTGCAAGGTTCCTCCTCCATTAACGCAGGGGCAGACAACACATTGGTGCAGCCGCACGGGGCCTGAGAGGCAAGGGGGCAACTGATATGATATACTACATCCACCCCCGCACTAACATATTGTATCACGTCACTTTCCAGCCTTCACTTCTGACATTACGACCCCAGAATAATTCTGGGTATCCATCAGGGGCGTAATGACCACAGTGGTCTTGACTGCGCCCGTGCAGGTGGGGTATTGGTGCTGCCTATACCAGCAGAGGCTTCAACTGGATTTGCATCCTTGgacacatccagttgaagtgtatTATTTGCACAGACCCATCGGGTCCTTGTACAGCAATACaagctgccggccaatcagagaccagcagctgacgttATGGCCTGGATGgggccctgttatgtttgctaatgacaggtgttatgaaggcaatccagaaacacagtgtgcttagcgatcagagcgcacacagtgatctgacaaatacccaaaaatacaagaacgagctctgagacgtggaaactctgtagactgcacacctgatcctatcctaaacacaactaaaagcggctgtggattgcgcctaacaactacctaggcaactcggcacagcctaagaaactagctagcctgaagatagaaaaataggcctgacttgccccagagaaattccccaaaggaaaaggcagccccccacatataatgactgtgagtaagatgaaaagacaaaacgtagggatgaaatagattcagcaaagtggggcccgatattctaggacagagcgaggacagtaaagcgaactttgcagtctacaaaaaaccctaaagcaaaaccacgcaaagggggcaaaaaaaacccaccgtgccgaactaacggcacggcggtacaccctttgcgtctcagagcttccagcaaaacaagagacaagctggacagaaaaaaagcaacaaaaaagcaaaaagcacttagctatacagaacagcaggtcacaggaacaatcaggagaagctcagatccaacactgaaacattgacaaggagcaaggatagcagcatcaggcggagttaagtaatgaagcagttaacgagctcaccagaacacctgagggaggaagctcagaagctgcagtaccacttgtgaccacaggagtgaatttagccacagaattcacaacagggcccacaATAAAGGACATATATAGTGGATTTTAAAATGTATTGCTCCCCTGGTGaaaattacagttattgtgaacagataagcaaTGTGAAGGTGAAATGATCTCCTAAAGGCCTCAAGTAAAAGAGGACACATTTTCGGtatattttaggcaaatatatatattattttaaaaattagaaaaagaaaatgtgttctcagataactttgatcgaggtttcagatcttaattagcctgttagggttatggcttggtcaccatcatcgttaggaaaggccaggtgatggaaatttcccagctttataaaaacccagcctcctctaaccttgtgccaaaaaatagcagccatgggttcttctaagcagctgccaagAACTCTGAAAATTgaaatggtggaggccacaaagcaggagaaggcaatAAGAGAATAGCAAAGTgatttcaagttgtcctttcctagAGCGGTAAATCAGAACCCTCCCTGACTGcagaagaccttcagaaagatttagcagactccggatttgtggtacattgttctactgttcagagacacctgcacaaatatggccttcatggaagagtcatcagaagaaaacctctcctgcgtcctcaccataaaattgagCATCTGAAGTATGGAAAAGAACATCAAACCTGATGCATTTGGGAACAAATCCGGTGGgtcgattgttgtgaattctgtggtcaggctccctcctgtggtcatgagtggtacttcggctggttctgtccatgagcttcctttggtggatgtgagtggggctgctgcttctgagtttccttcctcaggtgacaaggttaagtcgttaggtgctgttctatttaactccacctagttctttgttcctggcctccagtcaatgttccagtattggtcttgctctctcctggatcgttcttgtggcctgtctgccctgcataagctaagttctgcttgtgttacttttgtttgctattttttctgtccagcttgctatattggtttgtttagcttgctggaagctctgggacgcagagggagcacctccgtaccgttagtcggtgcggagggtctttttgcgccctctgcgtggttgtttgtaggtttttgtgctgaccgcaaagctatctttcctatcctcggtctattcagtaagtcgggcctcactttgctaaaatctatttcatctctgtgtttgtattttcatctttactcacagtcattatatgtggggggctgccttttcctttggggaatttctctgaggcaaggtaggcttatttttctttcttcaggctagctagtttctcaggctgtgcccgaggcgcctaggtctggtcaggagcgctccacggctacctctagtgtggtgtgataggattagggattgcggtcagcagagttcccacgtctcagcgctcgtcctatgttattagtaactatcaggtcactttgtgtgctcttaaccaccaggtccattgtggttctgaatcacct
The Ranitomeya imitator isolate aRanImi1 chromosome 3, aRanImi1.pri, whole genome shotgun sequence genome window above contains:
- the GPR156 gene encoding probable G-protein coupled receptor 156, encoding MEPALNCSQLLQCHLDTALDRLEALGILQELCQTAWAPDVAHISLAVQGVLGSLLTCGLLLSIFFFIFTIRFRKNRIVKMSSPNLNLVIVLGSIFSYISAFMFSAQGRAVSMETIIQARVSLLYIGLSLVFGPLLGKSWRLYRVFTHRVPDKRVIIKDITLLGLEAALLVADALLLLTWVLSDPVICAQNVSAGIKAADRATFCDVSRTRLCSSKYMDFWTALLLGFKAMFLVYGTYLAGLTKNISTPPVNQSLVIMVGSSLVMVATGVVLLVSRFFYNWPSLVYGVTAGSVLLCTTTITCLIFIPQLLQWKQFQEDPSQSTVQMAKYFASPCKSMRSMYSEEQIYQLLGENTSMRRLLTEKNAVIESLQEQVTNAKEKLVELLKSESSMEITQVSAISTSTLTLNQYKATTETTANPEGKGPLTAGQDDDVTQSMVIHADVNCKDEDIRLPGEARDDFHDVVLSAGPRADSDLASVSRNFSFVDSVTKSHREYVERSVDGPTEAWEQLSRKVNYVSSEKLQEILKELSVETLSGCNQGSPQRQRRASHSVQREPIPHPPEGFRNVCISLSPYITRRRRGHGYGRRNVSTTSQYSTPIFSPTNCLIGISNRHNRSNPLSDDPGDRRLDEPNLERSHHPSDPMKTVDSCGQENGDLWITKLSEPPEKSNGSSHANRWNHIVTETFRPQTLCSESDSSSSEETLCYCHRQYCDMCSPHTCDSSDSCNTDTETTDRRYGLPDQLRTTRMVINFKEDLTPTFV